In Dioscorea cayenensis subsp. rotundata cultivar TDr96_F1 chromosome 11, TDr96_F1_v2_PseudoChromosome.rev07_lg8_w22 25.fasta, whole genome shotgun sequence, a single genomic region encodes these proteins:
- the LOC120271684 gene encoding auxin-responsive protein SAUR64-like gives MARKWQISVLRKSSEKGSSATASVANKGHFTVYTSEGKRFIVPLVYLESNVFKELLKISEEEYGLPRNGPITMPCDAMFMEYVLCLLRRRISEDMERALLIGSILVPHQHISSSSSFLGIGHASTTHITVCSF, from the coding sequence ATGGCAAGGAAATGGCAGATATCAGTACTTCGAAAAAGCTCGGAAAAAGGTAGTAGTGCTACTGCATCAGTTGCTAATAAAGGTCATTTCACTGTTTACACTTCAGAAGGGAAGAGGTTCATAGTTCCTTTAGTGTATTTGGAGAGCAATGTCTTTAAGGAATTACTTAAAATTTCGGAAGAAGAGTATGGTTTGCCGCGAAATGGTCCAATTACGATGCCTTGTGATGCTATGTTTATGGAGtatgttttgtgtttgttgagGAGGAGGATTTCTGAAGATATGGAGAGAGCTTTACTGATTGGTTCTATTTTGGTTCCTCATCAacatatttcttcttcttcttcttttcttggtaTTGGACATGCTAGTACTACACATATTACAGTTTGTAGCTTTTGA